In a single window of the Tellurirhabdus bombi genome:
- a CDS encoding glutamine--tRNA ligase/YqeY domain fusion protein, producing the protein MTEAPKEPAERSLNFIEQIVEEDIASGKNGGRIHTRFPPEPNGYLHIGHAKSICLNFGLADKYGGKTNLRFDDTNPITEDTEYVESIKADVRWLGFDWENEFYASNYFDQLYLFAERLIEKGLAYVDDSTAEQIAAQKGTPTEPGQESPFRSRTVEENLDLFRKMKNGDFADGQKVLRAKIDMASPNMHFRDPIMYRIKHAHHHRTGDKWCIYPMYDFAHGQSDSIEGITHSLCTLEFEVHRPVYEWYIDQLEIFPSRQIEFARLNLTYTVMSKRKLLQLVNERYVSGWDDPRMPTISGLRRRGYTPSSIREFADRIGIARRENLIDVGLLEFCIREELNKTAPRVMAVLDENPIKVVITNYPEGKTETLHVENNPEDPEAGDRDVPFSREIWIEREDFLENPPKKYFRLFPGGLVRLKGAYIIKCEEAIKNEAGEVTELHCTYIPESRSGSDTSGINVKGTIHWVSVADAVEAEVRLYDRLLTVEDPSSEEGDFKTFINPESLVTVRGLVEPSLKVSPPSGSVQFMRKGYFFVDPDSTPDKLVFNRTVTLKDSWGKVQKKG; encoded by the coding sequence ATGACGGAAGCACCAAAAGAACCCGCCGAGCGTTCGCTCAACTTTATTGAACAAATTGTCGAAGAAGACATTGCCAGCGGTAAGAATGGTGGCCGAATTCACACGCGCTTTCCACCCGAGCCAAACGGCTATTTACATATTGGGCATGCCAAGTCGATTTGTCTGAATTTTGGCCTGGCCGATAAATACGGCGGTAAAACCAACCTCCGTTTCGATGATACGAATCCGATCACGGAAGATACCGAATACGTAGAATCCATCAAGGCCGATGTTCGCTGGTTGGGCTTCGACTGGGAAAATGAATTTTACGCGTCTAATTATTTTGATCAGCTGTACCTTTTTGCCGAGCGGCTGATTGAGAAAGGATTGGCGTATGTGGATGATTCAACCGCCGAGCAAATTGCCGCGCAAAAAGGAACGCCCACGGAACCCGGTCAGGAAAGCCCTTTCCGCAGCCGGACAGTAGAGGAAAACCTCGACCTGTTTCGGAAAATGAAAAACGGTGACTTTGCCGACGGACAAAAGGTGTTACGGGCCAAAATAGACATGGCCTCGCCAAACATGCATTTCCGCGATCCGATCATGTACCGCATCAAACATGCGCATCATCACCGGACGGGCGACAAATGGTGTATTTACCCCATGTACGATTTCGCGCACGGCCAGTCGGACTCTATCGAAGGAATTACGCACTCGCTTTGTACGCTCGAATTTGAAGTGCACCGCCCGGTTTACGAGTGGTACATTGATCAGCTGGAGATTTTTCCTTCGCGACAAATCGAATTCGCCCGACTGAATCTGACCTACACGGTTATGTCCAAGCGGAAGCTTCTGCAACTGGTTAACGAACGATACGTTAGTGGTTGGGACGACCCACGGATGCCAACGATTTCGGGGCTGCGTCGGCGGGGCTACACTCCTTCGAGCATTCGGGAGTTCGCCGACCGGATTGGGATTGCGCGGCGCGAAAACCTGATTGATGTCGGACTGCTGGAATTCTGTATCCGCGAAGAGCTTAACAAAACGGCTCCCCGCGTTATGGCCGTGTTGGATGAGAACCCCATTAAAGTGGTGATTACCAACTACCCCGAAGGAAAAACAGAAACGCTTCACGTTGAAAACAACCCTGAAGATCCGGAAGCGGGCGATCGGGACGTGCCATTTAGTCGGGAAATCTGGATTGAACGGGAAGACTTCCTGGAAAATCCACCGAAAAAATATTTCCGTTTGTTTCCCGGCGGGCTGGTTCGGCTGAAGGGCGCGTATATCATTAAATGCGAGGAAGCCATCAAGAACGAGGCAGGCGAGGTAACGGAGCTGCATTGTACGTATATTCCTGAAAGTCGCTCAGGTTCAGACACGTCGGGCATCAATGTCAAAGGAACGATTCACTGGGTTTCAGTGGCCGATGCGGTCGAGGCCGAAGTTCGCCTGTATGATCGCCTGCTAACCGTTGAAGATCCGTCCAGCGAAGAAGGTGATTTTAAGACATTTATCAATCCTGAATCACTGGTTACCGTGCGCGGACTGGTTGAGCCAAGCCTGAAGGTATCTCCACCCAGCGGTAGTGTTCAGTTTATGCGCAAAGGGTATTTCTTTGTTGATCCAGACTCAACGCCCGATAAACTGGTTTTCAACCGGACGGTGACCTTGAAAGATAGCTGGGGCAAAGTCCAGAAAAAGGGATAA
- a CDS encoding DUF4920 domain-containing protein: protein MKHLLTWCLALGITFGAMAQDNYSYHGKKITTDNAIPASQLVSKIGNQKSLPAKVEGTVESVCKMAGCWMKVKTTDGQTMRVTFRDYGFFVPKDIVGKNVVFEGTAQTTTTSVSELRHYAEDAKKSKEEIAAITEPEKAVTFVADGVIVKK, encoded by the coding sequence ATGAAGCACCTTTTGACATGGTGCCTGGCGCTCGGCATTACATTTGGCGCAATGGCCCAGGATAACTACAGCTACCACGGCAAAAAAATTACGACTGATAACGCCATTCCGGCCTCACAACTGGTTAGCAAAATTGGTAATCAGAAATCCCTCCCCGCTAAGGTTGAGGGCACTGTTGAGTCCGTTTGTAAGATGGCTGGTTGCTGGATGAAAGTAAAAACGACCGACGGCCAAACCATGCGGGTAACCTTCCGCGATTATGGTTTCTTTGTACCGAAAGACATCGTGGGAAAAAATGTTGTTTTTGAAGGGACAGCGCAAACTACCACCACTTCCGTAAGCGAACTGCGTCATTACGCCGAAGATGCCAAGAAGAGCAAAGAAGAAATTGCGGCCATCACCGAACCAGAGAAAGCCGTTACGTTTGTGGCTGACGGTGTGATCGTAAAGAAATAA